A stretch of the Capra hircus breed San Clemente chromosome 10, ASM170441v1, whole genome shotgun sequence genome encodes the following:
- the RHOV gene encoding rho-related GTP-binding protein RhoV, translating to MPPRELSEAESSPLRSPTPPPGRGSASPELGIKCVLVGDGAVGKSSLIVSYTCNGYPARYRPTALDTFSVQVLVDGAPVRIELWDTAGQEDFDRLRSLCYPDTDVFLACFSVVQPSSFQNITEKWLPEIRTHNPQAPVLLVGTQADLRDDVNVLIQLDQGGREGPVPQPQAQGLAEKIRACCYLECSALTQKNLKEVFDSAILSAIEHKARLEKKLNAKGVRTLSRCRWKKFFCFV from the exons ATGCCCCCGCGGGAGCTAAGCGAAGCCGAGTCGTCCCCTCTCCGATCCCCGACCCCTCCCCCGGGACGGGGCAGCGCGTCCCCCGAGCTGGGCATAAAGTGTGTGCTGGTGGGCGACGGCGCGGTGGGCAAGAGCAGCCTCATCGTCAGCTACACCTGCAATGGGTACCCCGCGCGCTACCGGCCCACAGCGCTGGACACCTTCTCCG TGCAAGTCCTGGTTGATGGAGCGCCGGTGCGCATTGAGCTCTGGGACACAGCGGGACAG GAAGACTTTGACCGCCTTCGCTCCCTCTGCTACCCGGATACAGATGTCTTCCTGGCCTGCTTCAGTGTGGTGCAGCCCAGCTCCTTCCAAAACATCACAGAGAAATGGCTGCCAGAGATTCGCACTCACAATCCCCAGGCGCCCGTGCTGCTGGTGGGTACCCAGGCCGACCTGAGGGATGATGTCAATGTACTGATTCAGCTGGACCAGGGGGGCCGGGAAGGCCCGGTGCCTCAACCCCAGGCTCAGGGTCTGGCCGAGAAGATCCGGGCCTGCTGCTACCTGGAGTGCTCTGCCTTGACGCAGAAGAACTTGAAGGAGGTGTTTGACTCGGCCATTCTCAGTGCCATTGAGCACAAAGCCCGGCTGGAGAAGAAGCTGAATGCCAAAGGTGTGCGCACCCTCTCCCGCTGCCGCTGGAAGAAGttcttctgttttgtttga